A region of the Akkermansia muciniphila genome:
AAGTCCACCCGCTTCCCCAAGGCGGAGGTTCTTTCCTCCCTGTTCAGCCTGGCGGATAATGAGGGCGCCAACATCCAGGAAACGCTGGAAAACGCCTATCCGTACCTTTCCAACCATCTGGACGCCATCCTGGACGTGCACGGGCAGTACGTGGCCCGCAAGCAGGAGACCAACAGCATGGACTTTGACGACCTGCTGCTCAACGTCGTGAAACTCTTCCAGGAGCAGGAACACCTGCGCGCCCTGTACGGCTCCCGCTTCCAGCACATCCTGGTGGACGAATACCAGGACACCAATTACCTCCAGAGCCGCTTCATCGACATGCTGTCCCGGGAGCACGGCCAGCTCATGGTGGTGGGGGACGACGCCCAGAGCATCTACTCCTGGCGCGGGGCGGACATGGAGAACATCCTCAGCTTCACCACCCGTTACCCGGCCGCAACAACCTTCAAGATAGAGACCAACTACCGCAGCGTGCCGGAGATACTGGAGCTTTCCAACGCCGCCATCGCCGCCAACGAGGTGCAGATTGAAAAGCAGCTCCGCTCCGTGCGCCCTACCGGGGAAATGCAGCCCGCCCTTGTCCCGCTCAATGACGACCGGATGCAGGCCAAATTCATCGCCCAGCGCATCCGGGACCTCATTGAAGAAGGCACGGACCCCAATGAAATAGCCGTGCTCTACCGCGCCCATTTCCACAGCATGGAACTGCAGATGGAACTGACCCGCGGGGAAATCCCCTTCCGCATCACCAGCGGCATCAGGTTTTTTGAACAGGCCCACATTAAAGACGTAGTGGCGTTCATGCGCTTTGTGGTCAATCCCAGGGATGAACTCTCCTTCCGCCGCATGGTGATGCTGCTGCCCGGCATCGGCCCCGGCATGGCCCAGAAGCTCTGGACGCGCTGGGCCGCCTGCCCGGAAAGCCGGATGGAAACGCCGCCGGAATCCTTCTCCGCCCTGATGCTGGACTTTCCGGTTCCGGCCAAGTCCAAAACAGGCTGGACGCAGCTCTGCTACACGCTGGATGAACTGGCCCCTGCCGGTAAAACCGCCGGGCCGGCCTCCATGCTCCTCTCCATCAATGAAGCCGTGTATGACGAGTACATGCAGTCCGCCTTTGAAAACTATGACCAGCGCAGGCAGGACCTGCTGCATCTGGCCGGATTTTCCGAACGCTTTGACTCCGCGGAGGATTTTCTCTCCCAGCTTTCCCTGCTGGGCAATACGGATGATGAAAGCGCGGCCGCGGACCTCTCCGGAGGAGCCGTCACCCTGTCCACCATCCACCAGGCCAAGGGGCTGGAATGGTCCGTGGTCTTCCTGATAGGCCTGTGCGACGGCATGTTCCCGCACCAGCGCGTGATTGATGACGGAGACCTGGCGGGGCTGGAAGAGGAGCGCCGCCTCTTTTATGTGGGCATCACCCGCGCCAAGGACCAGCTTTACCTGACCTACCCCCGCTGGAACTGCCGCGCGCAGGGAGGAACCTTCATGCAGATGCCCTCCCGCTTTCTGGATGAATTCCCCGCCAGCCTGGTGGAGGAATGGCAGGTGGAGTGAACCTCCCTCCCTTCTGTAATAGAGCAGATATGCACCGTCCCTAATCCTTTTCTACAGGAAAGGAAAAGCGCTCTCCGGAAATTTGGGAAGCCGCTTGACGCATCCGCCTGAGGGCTTCCGCCAATTCCGGCCCGGCTCCATTTCATGCTTCCCGGAAAGGGATTTTTTTTCATGGAACGCTGCCTTTTTGAGAACCTTGGCCTCATGGATGATGGTGCGGTTCATCCCTTTTTCCGCCTCACTATATATAATAGCTGTTTTCTCCTAATTCCTGTTCACATGCCTTTACCATCTGCACAATTCA
Encoded here:
- a CDS encoding ATP-dependent helicase, with product MARRYVIKQDAAPAAPISGIDYRTALNEEQYAAVSSEPGPALVIAGAGSGKTRTLTYRVAWLLDHGTDPWNILLLTFTNKAAREMTERVRSLIPLDLSRLWSGTFHSIANRILRQHAEYLGYTPAFTIMDSDDRKSMIKSVVKSLKLDEKSTRFPKAEVLSSLFSLADNEGANIQETLENAYPYLSNHLDAILDVHGQYVARKQETNSMDFDDLLLNVVKLFQEQEHLRALYGSRFQHILVDEYQDTNYLQSRFIDMLSREHGQLMVVGDDAQSIYSWRGADMENILSFTTRYPAATTFKIETNYRSVPEILELSNAAIAANEVQIEKQLRSVRPTGEMQPALVPLNDDRMQAKFIAQRIRDLIEEGTDPNEIAVLYRAHFHSMELQMELTRGEIPFRITSGIRFFEQAHIKDVVAFMRFVVNPRDELSFRRMVMLLPGIGPGMAQKLWTRWAACPESRMETPPESFSALMLDFPVPAKSKTGWTQLCYTLDELAPAGKTAGPASMLLSINEAVYDEYMQSAFENYDQRRQDLLHLAGFSERFDSAEDFLSQLSLLGNTDDESAAADLSGGAVTLSTIHQAKGLEWSVVFLIGLCDGMFPHQRVIDDGDLAGLEEERRLFYVGITRAKDQLYLTYPRWNCRAQGGTFMQMPSRFLDEFPASLVEEWQVE